The Vibrio orientalis CIP 102891 = ATCC 33934 genome segment GCGGAGTAAAGCGCGCTAAAAGAATATTAACCACAAAGGCAAAGAACATAATTAGTGCCATTTCATAACCAAACGCTTCTTGTGCTAAAGCAACAATCGCTTCGTTATTTGGAATAACACCACTGACACCAAATGCTTCTGTAAATACCGTTGAGAAGTTATTTAGTGCGCCAACTAACGCACCTGCACCAAATCCTAAAATTAGGAAACCCATTACGGTTTTAATCGTGCCCTTTAAAATAGTTGAAATATCTGCTTTCTGAGCAATTAAACCGACAAAAGCAATTAACCCCACCATTATTGCTGGCTCTTTTAATAAGCCAAGCATAAATTCAAAGAAGTTAGCCATATATTATCCCCTTACATAAATGCTTTTAATTGCTCTTCAATTGAAGCTTTATCGAAAATATTTGTTAGGCTAACAATATTTGTTTTACCTGCTTCAGAAAGTTGGTTTGCTACATCTGTTGCTGCCACCCAGATATCCGCGTTGCTTGACGCAGCAGAAGATAAATCCTCATGATCAACCTCTGCTTCTAGACCAATTTTTCCTGCTACTTCTTTCACTGCCATCTCCATCATTAGAGATGTACCAAGACCGTTTCCACAAACAACCATAATTTTTTTCATAATATTTTCTCTGTAAGGTTTTATTAGGAAGATAAATTAACTTCCGTCTATTTGTTGATAAGAATAATATCCAAATCACACCAAAACAGAATAGATCACCATCACAAAATCAAAATGACCTTGTGACGCAGATCTCGATAATGGGCAACTAAAATGCACAAAAGGTCATCAATCACCCTTTCGGAGTAGTGGATAATTTTATGTATTTTAGTTGCAATGAAGGAGGGAATAGAAAAATGTGAAGTTAGAGTATGAACCCTGTTCACTATACAAGGAAAAGGTGTATTTTACTTACCGTAGTCTGTCAGCATCTTTTTAAGCAGGCTATTTACATCTTTGGTTTTCTTATTGCGTTTAGTTAATGCGCTAAGTGACGTTGGCAGTTCAGGTGCTTCTTTTTCACCATCAAGCTCATCAACTTTATCCTTTAATTTCTGCACGGCAGGCAGCAACATTCGGATCTCTTCACCCTCTTCATTTTCTAAAACAACAATATTTTCCGACTCAACTTGGATGATGGTTAATATACCGTGTTTAATAGATTCAACTTTCTCCCCTACCATAGAGGATTGGGGTGGAACGGAGCGATCAGAAACTTGACCACTACGCAATTTTGCCGCAGTAATGGCGCGGATGTTTCCAGTATTTTCAAAAGCAACAATCACAGTGTGCGTATTATAGTATTCAATCACTGTGACATAACCGTGCTTTTTCGTCTCAAACCTCGCACCAATTTGCATATCATGTGGGGCTTCGAGTTTTTTTATTAACATCCAGTGTACCTGGTACTTCTTATACTATCCGACATATTGTAAGTATATACGTTCATTTATCCTTAATAAATGGCAATATTTTTATTTATTCTTTCAACCGTTATCCCCATTGGTATAGTGACTCAGCGCCTGAAAAGAAAAACCTACCAGTTCAAAGAACTGATAGGTTAAATTTTCCCTAACATTAGCTAAATGCAGAGATTGAACATCTAGAGCACATGGTGCAGCGATGGGGATCGCCTGACTGGTTGCTCAACCATGTTAAGAAAGGAATCAATCCAATGTAGGATCAGAGCCGAGTCTTGTGGCTTATTCAGTTGTCTGAAGGCATCTTCTGCATGAGCACTACCAATAATCTCACGTCGTTTTTCAACCAATTTGCCAGTAAACTCACTACTAAACTCTGGGTGTCCTTGTACCGTGAAAATGTGATTATCTTTGGCTAGCATGAAGTTAGGACAAAAGTCATTGCCAGCAATAACCTTCATTCCCTTTGGAACAGTGACAACTTGATCTTGGTGGCTGACCAGCATCCTCACGCTATCCATTGGTAGGTTCATCCACTTTTTCTGTACGCTGACATTCGCCGTATAACTGCCCAGCCCCCAGCCTTTTTCAGACTTCATCACTGTGCCACCTAACGCTCTGGCGATAATCTGATGACCGAAGCAAATGCCCACTAAAGGCCGCCTAATCGCTTCGCAGCGACGTATCCAGCTAACCAGCTCAACAATCCAAGGATCATTATCATAGGCGTTATGGACACTACCGGTGATAATAAACCCAACGCACTGATCCAAACACGGCAATTCACCTCGTGTGGCATCATAATCAACGAACTCCAATTGGTTATTCACTTCATAGAGCGATGCCGCAATCATGTCGAAGTACTGTCCATGGTAGCTCGCTAACGATGGGTCCACGTGCCCGCAAGTAATGATTCCTATCTTCATTGTTCACCTATTTCATTGTTGGCATAACAAATTCACTTTCCCTTTGACCTTTTGGCCAACGCGCCGTCACGGTCTTCATACGAGTATAGAAACGTACGCCATCATTACCATGGACATTCAATGGGCCAAAGATTGAACGTTTCCAACCACCAAAGCTATGAAATGCCATAGGTACTGGAATTGGAACGTTGACACCAACCATGCCAATTTCTATTTGTTCAGCAAAGTTGCGTGCCGTATCCCCATCACGAGTAAAGATAGCAGTTCCGTTGCCAAATTCATGTTCATTAATCATGTTGACTGCATGCTGATAGTCATCAGCTCGCACGACAGAAAGCACCGGCCCAAAGATCTCTTCTTTATAAATTGTCATGTCTTCGGTTACGTTATCAAACAGAGTACCACCGACAAAGTAACCCGGAGCGCCCGCATTAAAATTACGTCCATCGACGACCAGTTTGGCACCTTGTTCAACACCAGACTGAATGTAATCAAGCACTTTGTTCTTGTGAGGTTCACTAACCAGTGGGCCCATTTCATTTTCAGGCGTCACACCCAACCCTGGCCCAACACGTAATGCCTCGACTTTCTGTTTAAGCTTTTCAACTAATCGGTCCGCGGTTTCTTCTCCGACAGCGACGGCAACTGAAATCGCCATACAGCGCTCACCCGCCGCACCATATGCCGCGCCCATAATCGCGTTTACTGCTCCATCAAGGTCGGCATCCGGCATCACAACTAGGTGGTTCTTCGCACCGCCTAATGCCTGCACTCGCTTACCGTTAGCACTGCCTTTAGCATAAATCGCTTCAGCAATTGGCGTAGAACCAACAAAGCTCACCGCAGCGACATCTGGTGACTCTAGCAACGCATCAACCACTTCTTTGTCACCTTGCACCACATTGAAGACGCCATCCGGAAGACCCGCTTGCTTCAGTAGTTTCGCCAGTACCAAAGCAGCACTTGGATCTTTCTCTGACGGTTTAAGAATGAAGCTGTTACCACATGCCAAAGAGACTGGAATCATCCACAGCGGAACCATCACCGGGAAGTTAAATGGCGTAATACCGACACACACACCAACAGGCTGCATCATTGAATAGCTGTCAATTTCGCGCCCCACATTGAGGGAGTGCTCACCTTTTAGCAGATGTGGAATACCGCAAGAGAACTCGACCACTTCAAGGCCACGAGTCAGTTCGCCTAACGCGTCACTGTGCACTTTACCGTGCTCTTCAGTGATCAAAGTCGCGAGATCATCCGCGTTCTCTTCCAGTAGCTGTTTAAACTTGAACATAACGCGTGCACGTTGTAGCGGCGGTGTCGCCTGCCACGCTGCCTGAGCATTTTTGGCTACCTGTACAACCTCTTCTGCTTCCTGTGCACTTGATAGCTGTACTTGACCACGTCGCTCACCAGTCGCGGGATTAAACAGGTCCGCGCTACGAGAACTTGTACTTTCAACTACCGATCCATTTATAAAGTTTGAAACCAAAATCGACATAATTATTCCTTGTATTCAATCGTGCTCAGCACATCACTTAAAATATTAAACAGTTCATCAATATGGTGTTTTTCAAGAATGAGTGGTGGTGACAAGGCAATAATGTCGCCAGTGACACGTATCAGTGCCCCTTTCTCATAACAGGCTTGGAAAACTTGGAAAGCTCGAGAACCCGGCTTACCGGCAATACTCGATAACTCAATACCTGCCACCAGTCCATAGTTTCGCAGGTCAATAACATGCGGCAGCCCTTTAAGACTGTGTACTGCGTCTTCCCAATATTGCGAAAGGTCAGAAGCACGTGTATACAAGCTCTCTTGACGATAGATATTGAGAGTGGCTAATCCCGCTGCCGCTGCCACAGGGTGGCCTGAGTAGGTATAGCCGTGAAACAATTCGATCGCCTGACTCTCTGGACTGACCATCGCATCGTGGATCTCATCACTAACAAACACCGCTCCCATCGGGATCGCACCATTGGTGAGTCCTTTGGCACTGGTAATGATGTCTGGAATAACATCAAATTCTTGCGCGGCAAATGGGCTGCCAAGGCGTCCAAAACCGGTAATGACCTCATCAAAGATCAGCAAAATACCGTGCTGAGTACAGATTTCTCTTAACTTCTTCAGGTAACCTTTTGGTGGCAGAATGACCCCTGTCGATCCTGCGATAGGTTCAACAATCACCGCGGCGATGTTGCTCGCATCATGCAGAGTGACGATGTTTTGCAAACTTTCTGCCCAACCAGGATCATAATCTGGTAGACCACGGCTAAAACCACTGTGTTCAATACTGAGAGTGTGAGGAAGATGATCTACCCCAGTCAGAAGGCTACCGAAGGTTTTACGGTTGTTGACAATACCACCGACCGAAATACCGCCAAATCCTACTCCGTGGTAGCCTCTTTCTCGACCAATCAGGCGAGTGCGAGTTCCCTGTCCAATCGTGCGTTGATACGCCAGCGCAATCTTCAGCGCAGTATCAACGGACTCAGACCCTGAGTTAGTAAAAAAGACTTTATTCAGTCCTGCTGGGGCAATTTCCGCCAGCTCTTCAGCAAACTGAAATGGTAGAGGGTGACCCATTTGAAATGTCGGCGCAAAATCTAGGTTATGGATTTGCTGGCTCACAGCTTCGCTGATCTCTCTGCGTCCATGGCCTGCGTTGCAACACCATAGTCCTGCCGTACCATCGAGCACCTGACGGTTGTCATCTGTGCGATAGTACATTCCTTCGGCTGAAACCATCATTCTTGGTGATTGCTTGAACTGCGAATTAGCGGTAAACGGCATCCAAAATGCGTCTAGGTTGCTTGTGTTTTCGAGATCCTGCATGTGCATTTCCTCAATCAATGACTAAGACGTTGTTGTCTGTGATATCAATTAAAGCGTTTCTTTTAATAAACGCCTAACCATTTTGTTAAAATTGTGTTATAAAATATTTAACAAAAACGACTATAGCTCGGAAATTTTCGCCATGCAATGTTTAAATTTTAAACATTACGGGTCAAAAGTGATGAAATAAACACCTATCCGTGTTTAATTTACTAATCACCGATGTATTTTGAGGATTCACATCATGGATACGGCAATTGGCACTCGTTTTAAAGCACTTCGTGAGAAAGCAGGACTCTCTCAGCGAGAGCTCGCTAAACGTGCAGGGGTAACAAATGGCTTTATTTCTCAGATAGAAAATAACGCGGTCAGCCCCTCAGTGGCCTCTTTAAGCAAATTACTTAGCAAAATACCAACTTCGATGGCCGAGTTTTTTGCCATTGACGACCCACAACCAGAGCAGTTCTACACACGAAAGGAGGAGCAGCCAGAGATTGGACAAGGAGAGATCAGTTATCGTCAGGTTGGTCATTTTCATGGCGACCGGCATATCGGTATGCTGCGAGAAACCCTCAAGCCTGATGCCGATACGGGCGAAGAAATGCTCACGCATGAAGGCCAAGAGTGCGGTGTTGTCGTTCAAGGCCAACTTGAACTTACCGTCGATCTCCATACCGTTACACTCCATGTTGGGGATGGTTATTACTTTGATAGTACCCGCCCTCACCGTTTTAGAAACACGGCTGAAGAAGAGTGCGTCATCATAAGCGCAAATTCACCAGCAAGCTTTTAAGGATTAAGGCACAACTATGGATACTATGTACTGGCAGAACAA includes the following:
- a CDS encoding PTS sugar transporter subunit IIB, encoding MKKIMVVCGNGLGTSLMMEMAVKEVAGKIGLEAEVDHEDLSSAASSNADIWVAATDVANQLSEAGKTNIVSLTNIFDKASIEEQLKAFM
- a CDS encoding type 1 glutamine amidotransferase; translated protein: MKIGIITCGHVDPSLASYHGQYFDMIAASLYEVNNQLEFVDYDATRGELPCLDQCVGFIITGSVHNAYDNDPWIVELVSWIRRCEAIRRPLVGICFGHQIIARALGGTVMKSEKGWGLGSYTANVSVQKKWMNLPMDSVRMLVSHQDQVVTVPKGMKVIAGNDFCPNFMLAKDNHIFTVQGHPEFSSEFTGKLVEKRREIIGSAHAEDAFRQLNKPQDSALILHWIDSFLNMVEQPVRRSPSLHHVL
- a CDS encoding CoA-acylating methylmalonate-semialdehyde dehydrogenase, whose protein sequence is MSILVSNFINGSVVESTSSRSADLFNPATGERRGQVQLSSAQEAEEVVQVAKNAQAAWQATPPLQRARVMFKFKQLLEENADDLATLITEEHGKVHSDALGELTRGLEVVEFSCGIPHLLKGEHSLNVGREIDSYSMMQPVGVCVGITPFNFPVMVPLWMIPVSLACGNSFILKPSEKDPSAALVLAKLLKQAGLPDGVFNVVQGDKEVVDALLESPDVAAVSFVGSTPIAEAIYAKGSANGKRVQALGGAKNHLVVMPDADLDGAVNAIMGAAYGAAGERCMAISVAVAVGEETADRLVEKLKQKVEALRVGPGLGVTPENEMGPLVSEPHKNKVLDYIQSGVEQGAKLVVDGRNFNAGAPGYFVGGTLFDNVTEDMTIYKEEIFGPVLSVVRADDYQHAVNMINEHEFGNGTAIFTRDGDTARNFAEQIEIGMVGVNVPIPVPMAFHSFGGWKRSIFGPLNVHGNDGVRFYTRMKTVTARWPKGQRESEFVMPTMK
- a CDS encoding aspartate aminotransferase family protein — its product is MQDLENTSNLDAFWMPFTANSQFKQSPRMMVSAEGMYYRTDDNRQVLDGTAGLWCCNAGHGRREISEAVSQQIHNLDFAPTFQMGHPLPFQFAEELAEIAPAGLNKVFFTNSGSESVDTALKIALAYQRTIGQGTRTRLIGRERGYHGVGFGGISVGGIVNNRKTFGSLLTGVDHLPHTLSIEHSGFSRGLPDYDPGWAESLQNIVTLHDASNIAAVIVEPIAGSTGVILPPKGYLKKLREICTQHGILLIFDEVITGFGRLGSPFAAQEFDVIPDIITSAKGLTNGAIPMGAVFVSDEIHDAMVSPESQAIELFHGYTYSGHPVAAAAGLATLNIYRQESLYTRASDLSQYWEDAVHSLKGLPHVIDLRNYGLVAGIELSSIAGKPGSRAFQVFQACYEKGALIRVTGDIIALSPPLILEKHHIDELFNILSDVLSTIEYKE
- a CDS encoding cupin domain-containing protein, whose product is MDTAIGTRFKALREKAGLSQRELAKRAGVTNGFISQIENNAVSPSVASLSKLLSKIPTSMAEFFAIDDPQPEQFYTRKEEQPEIGQGEISYRQVGHFHGDRHIGMLRETLKPDADTGEEMLTHEGQECGVVVQGQLELTVDLHTVTLHVGDGYYFDSTRPHRFRNTAEEECVIISANSPASF